The Mailhella massiliensis DNA segment CACGGACATGCTCAAGCTCCTCGCCCTCGGTGCGAAGGCCGTGCTCATCGGCCGCCCCTTCTCCGTGGCCGCCATCGGCGGACAGACCGACGGCGTGGCCGCCTATGTGGCCGACATCAGGGGCCAGCTCACCTCGGCCATGGCCCTCACCGGCTGCGCCGACATCGCCTCCATCAACTCCGACATTCTGGCCTAGCGCCTCAGACCGGCCCGGAATACCGGGCCGGTCCCGCCGCTTTCCCGGCAGGAGCATTCCTGCCGCACACGCTGTTATGACCATTCTTCTGCTCTACCTTCTCTGCGGCGCCACCGCAGGCTTTCTCTCCGGGCTCATCGGCATCGGCGGGGGGCTCGTGGTCGTGCCGCTTCTGAACATGATTTTCCGGCTGCAGAGCAACATTGCGCCGGAACTCATCATGCATCTGGCCGTGGGTACGTCGCTCTCCAGCATTCTGTTCACGGCCGTGTCGAGCACGCGTTCTCATGCCCGCATGGGCGGCGTTCTGTGGAAATACGTTCTCGGCCTTTCCCCGGCCATCGTCATCGGCACGCTCTGTGCCTCATGGCTGGCCTCGCGCATGTCCACTTCCGGCCTGCGGGGCTTTTTCGTCGTGTTTCTCGTGTGCATCGCCACGCAGATGCTGCTTGATTTTTATCCGCATCCGCGAAAGACCATGCCCGGCAGGGCCGCTCTTGCGGCGGCGGGCTTCACCATCGGCGGCGTGTCCAGCCTCGTGGGGCTCGGCGGCGGGAGCATGTCCGTGCCTTTTCTGCGCTGGTGCGGCGTGGAGATGCGACAGGCCGTGGGTACCTCTGCCGCCATAAGCTGGCCCATAGCCATATCGGGCACCGTGGGCTTCATCATCGTGGGCTGGGGCGACCCGCTGCTTCCCGCCTGGAGCCTCGGCTACATCAATCTGCCCGCCACGCTGGGCATCGCCTGTTCCAGCGTCTTCTTCGCGCCCCTCGGCGCGAAACTCGCCCATACCCTGCCGGTACCCGTGCTGCGGCGATTCTTTGCCGTGTTTCTCTACGTAACCGCCGGGGAAATGCTCTGGAACATTCTGCACTGAGGACGCCATGATACAAGGCACGGGGTTCGACCTTACGGCTCTGCCGCGCATACGGACCATGCTGGAAAAGTACGGCGAACGCTTTCTTGCCCGCCTGCTCACCGAGAAGGAACGCAGCGCCCTGCCCGCAGCTTCTGCGGCCCGCGTGGCCTACGCGGCGGGAAGATTCGCCGCCAAGGAAGCCGCGGTCAAGGCTCTCGGCACGGGGTTCGCCCACGGTATAGGCATGCATGACGTGGAAATACTCACCCTTGCCTCAGGCCGGCCCGAACTTCATTTTCACGGTGCGGCCAAAGTCAGAGCAGAAGAAATGGGCGTGCGAGCCGTGCACGTTTCCATTTCCCATGAACGCGACGTGGCCGGAGCCGTGGTGATTCTCGAATCATGACCGTTCCTTTTCGCGCAGCTGCCTGCGCGGAGGAGGCAACGGAAAAGCGCGGCCCTGCCGCGCGGAGGAAAACTCATGTTCGTTCC contains these protein-coding regions:
- a CDS encoding sulfite exporter TauE/SafE family protein, which gives rise to MTILLLYLLCGATAGFLSGLIGIGGGLVVVPLLNMIFRLQSNIAPELIMHLAVGTSLSSILFTAVSSTRSHARMGGVLWKYVLGLSPAIVIGTLCASWLASRMSTSGLRGFFVVFLVCIATQMLLDFYPHPRKTMPGRAALAAAGFTIGGVSSLVGLGGGSMSVPFLRWCGVEMRQAVGTSAAISWPIAISGTVGFIIVGWGDPLLPAWSLGYINLPATLGIACSSVFFAPLGAKLAHTLPVPVLRRFFAVFLYVTAGEMLWNILH
- a CDS encoding holo-[acyl-carrier-protein] synthase; its protein translation is MIQGTGFDLTALPRIRTMLEKYGERFLARLLTEKERSALPAASAARVAYAAGRFAAKEAAVKALGTGFAHGIGMHDVEILTLASGRPELHFHGAAKVRAEEMGVRAVHVSISHERDVAGAVVILES